A region from the Acyrthosiphon pisum isolate AL4f chromosome A1, pea_aphid_22Mar2018_4r6ur, whole genome shotgun sequence genome encodes:
- the LOC100573905 gene encoding uncharacterized protein LOC100573905 — MICQQLTTVYIVMTTYYKIASGQLSFSQRLALSRNYPRSMLNHGVLRRPPFGYHFETRRHISNTYPRNSYKIRYGLSNVVRNNNRGSSSPSKGGKRNPKKKKSDDVDDGETPDDTSPPATSPPAGSPTAESPPEGSPPAANPAPPGGQSAP, encoded by the exons ATGATCTGTCAACAACTAACAACAGTGTACATCGTtatgacaacatattataaaatc GCATCCGGGCAATTGTCGTTTAGTCAGAGACTAGCCCTCTCACGTAATTACCCACGATCCATGCTGAACCACGGCGTGTTGCGGCGGCCGCCATTTGGCTATCACTTCGAGACGAGAAGACACATCTCGAATACTTATCCGAGGAATTCGTATAAGATAAGGTACGGTCTATCGAACGTTGTCAGAAACAATAATCGCGGATCATCGTCACCGTCGAAGGGTGGAAAAAGAAATCCCAAAAAAAAGAAATCCGACGATGTAGACGATGGTGAGACGCCAGACGACACCTCTCCGCCGGCCACGAGTCCACCAGCTGGGAGTCCAACAGCCGAGAGTCCACCCGAAGGGAGCCCACCAGCCGCCAATCCAGCGCCGCCTGGAGGACAAAGTGCACCGTAG
- the LOC100573979 gene encoding uncharacterized protein LOC100573979: protein MSCQQLTAVCVFMTTCQIASGQLSFSQRLALSRNYPRSMLNHGVLRRPPFGYHYETRRHISNTYPRNSYKIRYGLSNIVRNNNRGSSSPSKGGRKNPKRKKKKKSDGEDDGETPDDTSPPDKSPPDGSPPAESPPAEASPPAESPPP from the exons ATGAGCTGTCAACAACTAACTGCAGTGTGTGTTTTTATGACCACATGTCAAATA GCATCCGGGCAATTGTCATTTAGTCAGAGACTAGCTCTCTCACGTAATTACCCACGATCCATGCTGAACCACGGCGTGTTGCGGCGGCCGCCATTCGGCTACCACTACGAAACAAGAAGACACATCTCGAATACATATCCGAGGAATTCGTATAAGATAAGGTACGGTCTATCGAACATTGTCAGAAACAACAATCGCGGATCATCGTCACCGTCGAAGGGTGGAAGAAAAAATCCCAAAaggaagaaaaaaaagaaatccgACGGTGAGGACGATGGTGAAACGCCAGACGACACTTCTCCGCCGGACAAGAGTCCACCAGACGGGAGTCCACCAGCCGAGAGCCCACCTGCAGAAGCGAGTCCACCAGCCGAGAGTCCACCGCCGTAA